The stretch of DNA GCCGTCGCGGAGGGGCTCGGGCGCCTCGAGCTGCGGGTGCGGACGCCGAGCACGGTGGAGGTCTTCATCGACGACGAGCGCGCGGGTGAGCTGGTGGCGGGCAGCGTGCTCGGCCGCCTCCTGCCGCCCGGACCGCACACCCTCCGCGCGGTGGCGGAAGGCCACCACCCGTTCCGCGCGGAGGTCTCCCTCGAGCGGGGCCAGACGGCGCCGTTCGTGATCGCGCTCGAGCCCTCGGAGGCGACGCCCACCACGTCCCGAGCCGATCCGGTCGAGCCGCCATCCGCGCGCGAGCAGCCCGCAGGAGGGTTCGACGTCGGGCTCGCCGTCGGCCTGACCGTCGCCGCGGTGGTGGTGCTCGCGGTGGTGGGCGTGATCGTCGGCGTCGTGCTCGCGGACGGCGGCGCGCCCTGCGACGAGGTCATCGGCTGCGTCGAGTTCTGATCCGCGCCAGCCGCGTAAGGTTCGGCGCCGCTCGCGCAATTCACCCCGCCCTCGGCCCCGCTCCACGCTCCGGAGGTCTGGAGGGCAGCATGCGTGGATTGATTCGAGGAGCGCTGGGACTGTGGCTGATCTGTGGCCTGGCTGGCTGCGAGTACGCGCTCGTGGCCGAGGGGAGCGACGCGGGCGACCGGGACGATCCACCGGCGCGCGACGGCGCGACCGCCGAGCCACCTCCCGTCGTCCGCGACGGCGGAGAGCTTCCCCCTCCCGTCGACGAGGACGCGGGCGCGGACGATCCGCGTGACGCGGGCTCGACGCCGCCGGTCGACGTGGACGGTGGGAGCCCCCCGCCGGACTCGGGCCCGGGAGGCCCGCCGCCGCCCTGCGTGACCGGCGCCGGGCCGCTGCCCGTCATCCCCTGCGGCGCGGGCTTCGGCATGGAGACCCCGGCCGGCAGCGGCCGCAGCGCGAGCCCTCCGCGAACGACCATCCACCGCGTCACCACGCTGGCGTCGTCCGGGCCCGGGTCGCTCGACGCGTGCGTGAGCGCCTCCGGGCCGCGCGTGTGCGTGTTCGAGGTGTCGGGCGTCATCGAGCGCACCCGTGACCTCGAGATCTGG from Sandaracinaceae bacterium encodes:
- a CDS encoding PEGA domain-containing protein translates to MSIDRLTVLAALLALVPVTVAAQAPTEADEAERLFHEGASLLEEGRYESARVVLERALALEPRASTGFNLASALQALGQSWEAHQLLTRLEAGELGELDARLQEALVALRRAVAEGLGRLELRVRTPSTVEVFIDDERAGELVAGSVLGRLLPPGPHTLRAVAEGHHPFRAEVSLERGQTAPFVIALEPSEATPTTSRADPVEPPSAREQPAGGFDVGLAVGLTVAAVVVLAVVGVIVGVVLADGGAPCDEVIGCVEF